The Arachis duranensis cultivar V14167 chromosome 9, aradu.V14167.gnm2.J7QH, whole genome shotgun sequence genomic sequence AGCCTCGCCCAGCCACTCCTTCTTCCCTTCCTTCCAAGCTCACTGTCAACTTCGTCCTCCCTTACGCTTCCGAACTCTCCGCTAAAGAGGTCAGTTATACGTTCTTTGTTCCTCTTTTCCCCTGCATTTCTTCTTCTGTGCATTGATTTTCTGTTAGGgtttttctttgtctctgtttATGTATTGCAccaattaatatattatagaaTTATAGAATCCCCCCGGCGCGCCCAGCAAAAACAAGAAgtctttaatttcaattgtaATCATCTGTATTCCGCTTCTGATTATAGGTCAGGGAAAGATACATAAGGAATTAATGATGAGTGATGCTGTTGTAATTTTCGCATGTTTTCGCgtaatatgttttattttttcaaatggTCCAACACATGTTGTTAGTGAAATTTTGCTTTAATTGGATTAGGTTCTGCATATTTTTCTATGACTGCTTAATGATCCGCTGAAGTTCTCTTTTGCATGGTCCTTTTTGTAGTGTAGCTTTCCTTATTCTCCTtctctttgtattttttattttttatgtcttAATGAATTTCTTATCCTATTTGAAAAAGTTGATTTATAATCAAATGCTCGATTTTTTTTTGGGTTCTGGCTTTTCCATTtataaggtttaattattcttatgTTAGATTTAGTCTGCTTGTTTCAGTTAATTGTGTATTGAAAGGAATGTGGTTGTTTTCTAGTGTATTCAGGGCATTTGTTTCTTTCTGCCTGGGATTTAGTCCGACTGTTTGGAGCCTAATAAGCTTTATTGGTCATTTCCATAACATATGTTGTTTTACTTAACCTTTCAAAACTTAAGGGTAGATTTTGTCGCATTGCCGTTGGACCAGCTATACCATATTGTATGGAATGGAATGTTGGACTGCAAAGGGGAACATGAACATAAGTTCAACATCACCCAAATGAGGATGTTTCAATAGATAAGCGGTCATACGTGTGTGGACAGAATAAGAAATGGGGATTGTGAGAGAAAGTTGCACACATTGTTGAAAAGATGGTATAATCTCTTAGTGGTTTGTTGGACATGTGGGGAAAAGGCCGGTAGAGCGTTGAAGGGTGGGTCAGGTGAAAAATAGACAAGTGGTTAGAGACGGAGGAACATCTTAAATGACATTGCATGAAGTGATAAAATGAGATGTCTATAATATATGATATAGTGCAATGTCATTGTTTGATCTATTAGTCGATCTCACCTGGTGGAATAAGGCGTTGTTGTTGTTTGGCAGTTATTAACAAATAACCTACAATTTTTGTTGAATCTTCATATAGCTTGAATAGTGTCAAAATGAGCAATGGGCCAGTGGTTATGATTGGACTTTGGAAGCAATATGTGATGTCTATATTCATGTAGCGTACCCCATGAGGTGGGAAAACCCTTTAGCCTTGGTTGCTGTCATTCGCCTTCGTCTTTCTAGAATTTTCAGGGGTTCCAGCTCATGTGCTTTTCTTGAAACCTCATGTAAGACCTAGGCACTAGGCATATAATATAATAGTTTAAAGGATGCAACTATAGATGCTTTTGCTAAGTACAATGTTGGTATTTGGTAACTGGTATCGAGTATGATGTGTTGCTGTCTTATTGCCCACTTTGATAAAGAAAGGCAGCATCATTGCGCAATCAAGCAAGAGATATTTCAAGGATTTCTTATAGCTTCCTAACTCccttttttatctctttttatttttctgataAAACATTAGAAATAGAGGAATCTAGAAAAAGGTGtcttaacaaaattttatagtGCTTAACATCAGAACATGGACAGCTTTCcagtaataaactaataatcatTCAACATTTCAAACAATTAACCATGCCATCTTTGTCCTTTAAATTTTTCACTATCACAAAATGATTGATATTATATTTTACTGATTTTTCTTCTCATCCACCTCTTCTAGAGATCAAGTCATGAAAGTCCTCCCATGCCAAAATCATGATTTAGTTGTCCAACATCCATCCTTTGCAAATGTAGTTATTTTGTTCAtctacaatattattaattatatcgTGACTGGTTGCCAACCATCTACATTATTGTTGAAAATCATGCATATCTGACTTTGCTCTTGTGATTTGAACAATTATTAGTAAATCATTTTTTGCTTAGTTATCATAAGTTGTCAAAAGAGTGGCTGGTTTATAAAAATGTAACTAGTAAAACATTCTATAAAAGCCCTGACTTAAGGCATTTATTAACATCCCTTTCAATCAAGCAGTTATTTGATGTGTTATTCTTGTCACCTCAATTTTGTTGTTGTCCTTGTAAAACTGTAATCCTTTTTAAATAAAGTGACAATCTTTGTTAATGTAGTTATTTTATAGATGTTCAGGAGTCAGTAATTCAGACCAATGGAACTAAACATGCTAGTAGTTATTCATTTTGGCTCAGGTAAATTGAAAGTGAcctatctaaattaaattatagctGTAACCTAGCATTTTCATCTGGTTGGTGTTGTTTGCTGTTGCTGTTAAGAAAGCCAGCCATGCTTAAATTAATTTGCTAGTATTGGAGAATGAAATACCATTTACTAGTTTCTCTTGACACTGGTaaactatatatttttgtttgatttcaggcTATGCAGTGTtaatattttggaaaaataaagTATTGTAATAGACAGAAAAATTAGTATTTGTAATTTTAAGTTGCTAGCATTTATTTTCTCTCCAAGTGCATGTATTGAATGACTTTATGCTCTTAAAGGGATGCTAGGGACAGATCTTGAAGAGAAACAAGATGAGATAAGAGAACTAGTAAAAATACAAATAGCAAGAGAAATATACTGAACCTTACCCTATCTTACTCACCACGCATTGTCCTCTTGCTtctatttatttgaattcacTTGGTAATAAACTAATGTTACATCTATTGGACAGAATATCTTCTTCATAAATGTTTTGAAATATATTATAGTCTTACTACCATGTCATGACATGGTAGTGATGTTATTAGAAGTGGGTAACTTCCAACATTTGTTGCAATTCAGTTATCTAGATTGACACCTTGGACTctcatttttattcttgtgctTTAAGATCACTAGCCATCAATTCCATCATAGTTGGGGATGAAGATGTCTATAAAAAACTCAATAAATAAAATCCTTGATTCTTCTTCCTTTGAAAATGTCATAATTTAATCTTAACCTGTTAATTAAGAGCGGAATCCATGCGTAGGTTGACATGGTCATAGTACCTGCAACAACCGGGCAAATGGGTGTTCTCCCTGGACACGTTGCAACAATTGCAGAGTTGAAACCTGGTGTCCTATCCGTTCACGAAGGCAATGATGTGACCAAGTACTTTGTCAGCAGTGGCTTTGCCTTCATCCATGCGAATTCTGTTGCTGATATAATAGCTGTTGAAGCTGTACCAGTAGATCGAATTGATGCAAACTTAGTCCAGAAGGGACTTCAAGATTTCACTCAGAAGCTGAATTCGGCCACAACTGATTTGGAGAAAGCTGAAGCTCAGATTGGAGTTGATGTCCATAGTGCTCTCAACTCGGCTCTTACAGGCTGAGTACTGcagtatttttgttttatttttttttttaatttgtttattccCCCCCACCCACATCTGGCCTGGTGGCAGGTCATTGAGTTATCTATTCGCTAAACAACATTTTGATGATGTGTTTCACCATGGAAAGTGAatggataaaataaaagtttcaaGAGCTGCCATCTAGCCAGAGAAAGTTAACCAAGGCCTTAAAATTAATCCTTTATTATTGTTGGCAGCACGAGTTGACATGACACTGTGAGCAAAATCTTTGCTGTATGGTGAATAGTTTTGCATGCTTCATTTTGCTTGTGCAGATGCATAAAATGTCAATGAATGCATCGAGTTCCTTTGATTTTATGTTCAGATAATGTAAAGAAGTGAGATAATTTGCACCTGGATGAGATCCAAACTTGTTGGCTGCGAATGTTGGCATATTTCTGAATTATGTGTATTTATCTACCCCTACGGTCCAACCCCAAAAAGAACAAAACATAGTTTCTTGTATTTGTGAAGAAGAGTGAAATAGAGTACGCCATTACGGTTTACCTCTAGGAACTAGGATGGTTTCATATGCCGACGgccataataaaataaaataacgagttaataattaaaatcgTCCGTAAAAGATACTCCGATCTCCATTTTGGTTTTCGAACGATTTGGTCACGTTAGTCCTTCTGTCAGTTGGACGATGATGTGTCACGCCACGTGGTAGATTAGTGACACGTGGCACGCCATGTGACAGATTAGTGACATGTGGCATGTCACGTgtcacttgacatgtaaaaaattttttataatcaaaatagtctTTAAAAGTTCAGACGTAAATCATTTTTAtctctcaaattttaaaaattagtcaaattagtctttAATAGGATCCTCTTAAGAGCACTATTTATATGCTTGTCCAAAAAGTAATGTTGAGAGAAATTCCTGCTTAAGACACCATATTAAATCTCTAGAAATTAGTCAACCCTTCATTGTTTGTCAGGTTCCGGACatttaaaggaaaattaaagaatatttaGCAATGTCTCACCTGATGAGCtttcatttaaatttcaaatttacatatcatatattattcatatatgcaaaaagaaaaatgtaacTGTAAAAAATGGAGTCAGCGATGAATGCACAATACTCAAGAAGTAACAAGTTCCAGGGTGATATTTTACAAAGAAATCTTGCTTGCATCTTCTAAGAGTGCATAAGGATCCACATACTGGGGAGGTGATAGTGACATCTTGCTTGCATCATGGACAAAAGTTGGTCCAAAATACTGCAACACAGTACATACCAAATCATCAACTTCTACTCTCTAAAAGATTATATGCATCAGCATTCAATATTacaaaattataggttagtgTAAAACCAACATGTCATAACTAACCAGTCAATGgctgaaagaaaaatcataaTGGCTAAGATAATATATGCATTAATGAACATGCAAATAGCTGCATAAAAGAGTCATGCAGAAGTTGAAAGGAAAAGATCTTACCAAGTAAAGAGTTGAAAAGAATGCGACGGTTATGAGGATTTTTCAGACTCCTCTCTACATCAGTTGAGACAACATTTCTCTTCAGGAGACCTCTATCTTGTTCATTCACAACCACCTCTTCGTCAACTCCAGAGTTGCCCTGCTTGTAATCCTCAAGCAATGATGTAGGAGTCATGCCCTCCTCTTCAATTCCTTCATAAACAACGATTCCGGAGGTTCTTCTCCTGAAAATTCAGTATCAATAGCAGCATTAGCCATTTCAACAGGAATTCCTGCTATTTCTGAGGAAAAGTGAAAGTTACAGACCATCTATTTGTAAAAAGTACTGACTGAAAATGGATATTGATGAAGCTGAGAGAGTAGTTGTGGCAAAACTAGTTGCTTCAAAGCCTAATTGTTCTACTTTCAGATCTTTCTCTAAGCTTCTTGCAGGTGCCATTAATGCCTCATCACCCCAAAATGAATCTTTTCAGGCAACAGTTTCTGCCATTAGACCAAAGATAGTGAGGTTCAAGTCACCGCCACATTCCTCCCCGAGATTTAGCAAATAGGGTTTcatttcacaaaatttaaaaatcacaaaaaatctAATTGGGAATTGGAACCTGATTTTCCAATGGAGTCAACCAAAGAACAACACGGGTTACTGCACCAGATCCTACCCCCGCGCCTCGAAGATGCAGGCGTCGAAGATTGTGCTCTTCCGCCTGAATCCATCCACCAAGCATTCCTCAAAGCAGCCGCTGCCGTGAAGTCCGCCGCCGCGATTTTCTCCGATGACGTTGACGAGACCGCCGGAGATTGTGTCAACGACCCATGGCCAGCCGCAGCCGAGGGAACCTCCGATGCTGTGATTGGGATCGAGCCGTAGAACGAGCTGCCCGGAGCATGTGCCGTCGAGAAAGGGTGCGAAGAAGGCGGCGATGAGGTGAAGGTCTCTGGTGGTAGCAGCTACAAAGTGGAAGAGGTTGTGGACGAAATTGTGGTTGGAGAAGGAGCTAAATTGGGGGAAGGTGAAGAAGAACCTTGCATTGATGAATTGCAAGGCTTGGGAATTGAAGATGATgcaaagaagaataagaagaaaaaactatgaagaagaagagaagaacaaCGACATTTCAAGGCTAGGTGAGCCTTCTAccaaaacggcgtcgttttggtTGTCTGCCACGTTGGCAGGTCCACGTCAGTGGCCGTTTGCCAACTCAGCTACGGAGATGAGGAAAGGACGAACGTGATCAAGTAGGATATTTTTTGGggacaaatttgattaattttatcttttggaaatgaaaatggaaatcgAGATATCTTTCAGAGAtgattttgactattaactcatAAAATAATCAATCTTATTATATTGGCCTATTggataacaattttttttaaaaatgccAAATATACTTGTACAATAATTACTTGAGGGCTTTTTTTGGTATTCATATATGATGGTATGGTAAATGAAACAGATAAAAAAGACGAGAACCATGGATCACAATAAATGGAAAATTGGAGTAATTCTAATCATTTGGAAAATAGGAAAATTGGTTGCATTAAGTCATTAGGTAAAGTTGGATAATAATAATAGCCGATTTTACTGATTTGTTGACAATTTAACAAAACCGATTAATgtcagttaatttttttaaattatcttttattctaaattttaaatattaaattttaaaatctaaattctAAGTCATAAATCTATGAAATAAAAGcgtcacaaaattaatttatgttaatgttcaataattttttaatggaATGTTCATATTAcctcaaaaataataatatcaaaagCTATTTTGTCATTTTGTTTGTTAAGGATGGCATTGTTGTTCGTATAAATAGAAAATCGTATTGTAActgcatctttttttttttggacggaGACCCAGGCCAACAGTCCGGCCCAGGTCCAAAACAGAGATCCAAACCCCCCAACCGACCCGTTATCCATCCCTGTATCCCTTCCCTTGCCGCGAGAGTGAGAGGGTCTCTTTAACTCGTGATTCATCGTGACTCCTTCCTTCAGTTCGCCGGCGACAGGATCTGAAGCATGCATGGTTACTGAGGCCACCGGAGTGGGGACGCGGAGCATTTGTCGTGACTAGGCCGCCGTCCCACGAAGCTGTCTCCGAAGCAGGAACCGGGGCATCACCAACAGCGCTCTCCTTCCCCCTCTTTTCAAGATCCATAATAACCCCTTCCCGTTAGCAATTCGGAGTATTGAGTAGACTCCACTCCAAATGCCTTCCGGAGCCTCAGCCAGACAATCCGAATTGATCCCCTCCCTTTGTCAGAAATAGAATTCGGATGCCGCCCCTTGGTCAGAAATTGAACTCGGTGACCTCCATCTTTCGCCTCCACTGGAACCACTCTGGCCCTCCTATACCTCACGTTCCCGCAGCACGATCTCAGACACAGCGTCGCCTTGGGTTGCATGCAGATCTTCTGTCTCAGATCATTGACGATTTGGATGAAATCCTGACACTCCTGGCTCTTTGCTTGGTTCGAGCTTCCCTATTTGCCTAATTTTAAATCTGCTATAATTCTTGTGTAATTGTTGATTTACATTCGAAGCTCTGTTCTAATAATGCTCTATATTTCTGTAGGTGGTTTAGTGCTCCAGCTTGCTTGTAGTGTCTCTGCTTCTGCTGCTTTCGCCACTGCATGGGCTAGACGATTTCCATTTCTGGGGGTCCAAGTCATTCCCTTTTCAGGTAAATTCGCCATTAAAATTTGAATGTCTTGGATTATGGCCATAGCCTCTCCTAAAGCTGTTTTAGATTTGATAGCTTGAGCTAGCTTTAGGTTGTCAGTTTCTATTAAGGTTCTGCCCATTTGTAAATTATTCACTATGATTAATGCTTGCCTTACTGCCTGAGCTTCTGCCACAGTACTTGATGTGGCTTGGATTTTTCCTGAAAAACCTAATATAATTCTTCCTTTGTGATCTCTGATAACCACGACAATTGCACCAGTTCCAGTATCCTTCCTGAATGTTGCGTCAACGTTCGCCTTCAACCAGTTTTCAAGGGGAGGTCTCCATTTCACCAGGTTAGTTTTACTTCTATTGCCTTCTGTTTTCTGTGTGTGTTGTTTTTCTGTTAGTTTCCAGTAAATTGCCTCTAGTGCTTTAACCCTACAGATTGTCCATTTAGGATTTACATCCTGCTGTTGAAACAGCTTGTTATTTCTTGTTTTCCATATTTCCCACATGAGAAATCCTAGCTTGCTGATCCTCTTCTCCTTGTCCTCTCCCCCACCTGCTCTCAACTTCTTTATACATTTGACCATCCAATTTCCGATAGAACTAACTGTCTCAACTGTTGGGGTCCATTGGTATTATGCTCCGAACCATGCTGCCCTAGCCCAATCGCAAAGTAGTAATGCGTGTTCTACTGTCTCTGGACTTTTTAAGCATATCTGGCAAATTGGATTTGGTGCCATCtttcttttatataatttaGACTCTACCGGTAATATATCATGACAGGCTTTCCATAAAAACATTCTGATCTTCTGTGGGACTTCCATTCTCCATACCTCCTTCCATATCTCCCTTTTATCTTCACTTGTTGATAGATTTTCATATTTGCTGTTCTGCCCAACTCTTCTTGCAACATAGTATCCGGTTCTTATTGAGTAATTCCcatcttccctccatggccaaTACAGATGATCTTCTTTGTTCATTACACTAACAGGGGTGCTAAGTATCTCCTTGCAAATTTCTTGGGAGAATTTGCTCTCGATCTTCCTTTTATTCCACCCTTCCCCATTTACAATGAGATCGTTAACCTTCGAGTCATCTGTGCTGTTTGTGTTAAGAGGGCTGCTCCTACCTGCGATCCAATTGTCTTTCCAGATGCTCACTTTGGAGCCATCTCCTATGCTCCACTTTGCGCATTTCCTTAATAGCTCTCTTCCATGTAAGATGCTTCTCCAGACCCATGAGGCGCCTTTTTTACCCGTTGCTGTCCAGAAGTTGCCGTCCGGGAAATACAACGATTTCAAAATTTGTACCCAGATTGCATTTGGATTTTTGAAAGCTCTCCATGCTTGTTTTGCCAGGTAGGCAGTATTTTGTTTTACCAGGTCTTTAAACCCCAATCCCCCTTCACTCTTGCTCTCAGTGATGCTATCCCACTTCTTCCAATGAATGTCCCGTTCCTTCCCCGATGCTGCCCACTAGAATCTCGCGACCTTTGTACAAATTCTCCCGCAAAAGCTCTTCGGGAACTTTATGACATTCATAATATATGATGGCATCGCCTG encodes the following:
- the LOC107464903 gene encoding ATP synthase subunit delta', mitochondrial; translation: MFRRATTLLRRPLMGATSRRFSTDLPAAAVEDSSFVEAWKKVSPNVDPPKTPLAYMKPRPATPSSLPSKLTVNFVLPYASELSAKEVDMVIVPATTGQMGVLPGHVATIAELKPGVLSVHEGNDVTKYFVSSGFAFIHANSVADIIAVEAVPVDRIDANLVQKGLQDFTQKLNSATTDLEKAEAQIGVDVHSALNSALTG
- the LOC110275634 gene encoding uncharacterized protein LOC110275634, giving the protein MKEIMKHIEERFDALFTSNNKRNCDSVVNNIPVRVTEDMDKELSAEVTEEEIRKAVFSMGSLKAPGPDGLNGLFYQKHWEIIKKEVCAVVREFFRNGFLPEEISETIVVLIPKVKDPEELNQLRPISCCNFIYKIITRVIMLRLKGLLEDIVSPTQSAFVGGRLIQDNVVIVQEVYHSLNRKGRDGSENVAIKLDMNKAYDRLEWDFLEKVLKKFGFAEKWVDLVMKCVRSASYRVRVNGELSKKIKPQRGLRQGDPLSPYLLILAAEVFTILMQQAKEKGNITGLKIAPTAPAITHLLFTDDCIIFAKAKEEEIFQIITVLNEYTEASEQIINMNKSGLSFGSQVPIQTRVDIEDILGMKTWDMAGKYLGLPAIWGRSHNKALAWIEEKIMNKLEGWKERLLNQAGKETLIKSWAASGKERDIHWKKWDSITESKSEGGLGFKDLVKQNTAYLAKQAWRAFKNPNAIWVQILKSLYFPDGNFWTATGKKGASWVWRSILHGRELLRKCAKWSIGDGSKVSIWKDNWIAGRSSPLNTNSTDDSKVNDLIVNGEGWNKRKIESKFSQEICKEILSTPVSVMNKEDHLYWPWREDGNYSIRTGYYVARRVGQNSKYENLSTSEDKREIWKEKLRAGGGEDKEKRISKLGFLMWEIWKTRNNKLFQQQDVNPKWTICRVKALEAIYWKLTEKQHTQKTEGNRSKTNLVKWRPPLENWLKANVDATFRKDTGTGAIVVVIRDHKGRIILGFSGKIQATSSTVAEAQAVRQALIIVNNLQMGRTLIETDNLKLAQAIKSKTALGEAMAIIQDIQILMANLPEKGMTWTPRNGNRLAHAVAKAAEAETLQASWSTKPPTEI